The following proteins are encoded in a genomic region of Streptomyces sp. SLBN-31:
- a CDS encoding aromatic acid exporter family protein — protein MSRTKAVFTHSAHAWRRGAVRAGRSARAAWRSPGRERDLVVQSLKAAGAALLAWIVASDGMNDPMALMAPWVALLLVQATVYSSLRQAAQQLAAICVGTLFASAAQALTGATLGALALCLPVLMLLSNWSRFGDQGVYAATTAVFTLASGTVTATAVGHRVGQAALGAVIGVAVNALILPPIHLRDVRENLAALAREAGDVLRTVADDLRHERWDARTTAGWSHATARLEHRLEALRSARRWSRESLRLTSRPLRALHRVPAAVPEESEDERFSRVTGHVGSLVRTLVVAAEDGRTPALPEARVLRTYARLLELIAEACAAEGVRLLDARGVEGADGRGEEARQALHRRLQEELREQASGRADRTTVLGSLVLQAENLWVDSVPAAAQVTQITVEEAEQRNT, from the coding sequence ATGAGCAGGACGAAAGCGGTGTTCACGCACTCGGCACACGCCTGGCGGCGGGGGGCCGTCAGGGCCGGTCGCTCGGCGCGGGCGGCCTGGCGTTCACCGGGGCGGGAACGGGACCTGGTCGTGCAGTCGCTCAAGGCGGCCGGGGCGGCGCTGCTCGCCTGGATCGTGGCGAGCGACGGGATGAACGACCCGATGGCACTGATGGCGCCCTGGGTGGCGCTGCTCCTGGTGCAGGCCACCGTGTACAGCTCGTTGCGGCAGGCGGCGCAGCAGCTGGCGGCGATCTGCGTCGGCACCCTGTTCGCGTCGGCGGCGCAGGCTCTGACGGGGGCGACGCTGGGCGCGCTCGCGCTGTGCCTGCCGGTGCTGATGCTGTTGTCGAACTGGTCGCGCTTCGGCGACCAGGGGGTCTACGCGGCGACCACGGCGGTGTTCACCCTGGCGTCGGGCACCGTGACCGCGACCGCGGTCGGGCACCGGGTGGGGCAGGCGGCGCTGGGCGCGGTGATCGGGGTGGCCGTCAACGCGCTCATCCTGCCGCCCATCCACCTGCGGGACGTGCGGGAGAACCTCGCGGCCCTCGCCCGGGAGGCCGGGGACGTGCTGCGGACGGTCGCGGACGACCTGCGGCACGAGCGCTGGGACGCGCGGACCACGGCCGGCTGGTCGCACGCCACGGCGCGGCTGGAGCACCGGCTGGAGGCGCTGCGCTCGGCGCGCCGCTGGAGCCGGGAGAGCCTGCGGCTGACGAGCCGGCCGTTGCGCGCCCTGCACCGGGTCCCCGCGGCGGTGCCCGAGGAGTCGGAGGACGAGCGCTTCAGCAGGGTCACCGGGCATGTGGGGAGTCTGGTGCGGACCCTCGTGGTCGCGGCCGAGGACGGGCGCACGCCGGCCCTGCCGGAGGCGCGGGTGCTGCGGACGTACGCGCGGCTGCTGGAGCTGATCGCCGAGGCGTGCGCCGCGGAGGGGGTACGGCTGCTCGACGCTCGCGGGGTCGAGGGGGCGGACGGCCGGGGTGAGGAGGCCCGGCAGGCCCTGCACCGGCGGCTGCAGGAGGAACTGCGGGAGCAGGCGTCCGGCAGGGCGGACCGGACGACCGTGCTCGGCTCGCTGGTGCTGCAGGCGGAGAACCTGTGGGTGGACTCCGTTCCCGCCGCCGCGCAGGTGACCCAGATCACCGTCGAAGAGGCCGAACAGCGGAACACCTGA
- a CDS encoding alpha/beta fold hydrolase — protein MPYFTSPADGTRLHYVDYGPADGPVAAFINSAYLGSEMWEFQMPALAAAGHRCVSLDRRGHGRSDDVWNGFDLDTLADDLYGLLDHLDLREVTLIGHSMGSVEITRCLTRHGADRVARVAFVAGIAPGVVRTADNPDGLDPDVVRAANEVCRRDRPAFFQDGIAGFFAVDRPGNEVSEAFMQYLVQRAQLSSPHSTAAVQELVATVDVAPELPKIDLPVLVFHGTHDTSAPLETTAHRATRLLPDATLRTYADAGHGLFVTHADQLTSDLREFMAD, from the coding sequence ATGCCGTACTTCACCAGCCCCGCCGACGGTACGCGGCTGCACTACGTCGACTACGGACCGGCCGACGGACCGGTGGCCGCCTTCATCAACAGCGCCTACCTGGGCTCCGAGATGTGGGAGTTCCAGATGCCGGCGCTGGCCGCGGCGGGCCACCGCTGCGTGAGCCTGGACCGCCGGGGGCACGGCCGCTCCGACGACGTCTGGAACGGCTTCGACCTCGACACCCTCGCCGACGACCTGTACGGGCTCCTCGACCACCTCGACCTGCGCGAGGTCACGCTGATCGGTCACTCGATGGGCTCGGTCGAGATCACCCGCTGTCTCACCCGGCACGGTGCCGACCGGGTGGCCCGGGTCGCCTTCGTCGCCGGCATCGCGCCGGGCGTGGTGCGCACCGCCGACAACCCGGACGGTCTGGACCCCGACGTCGTGCGCGCCGCCAACGAGGTGTGCCGCCGGGACCGGCCGGCGTTCTTCCAGGACGGCATCGCCGGCTTCTTCGCCGTGGACCGCCCGGGCAACGAGGTGTCCGAGGCGTTCATGCAGTACCTCGTCCAGCGCGCCCAGCTCTCCTCGCCGCACTCCACGGCCGCGGTCCAGGAACTCGTCGCCACCGTGGACGTCGCACCCGAACTCCCCAAGATCGACCTGCCGGTCCTCGTCTTCCACGGCACCCACGACACCTCGGCCCCCCTGGAGACGACCGCCCACCGCGCCACCCGCCTCCTCCCCGACGCCACCCTCAGGACCTACGCCGACGCCGGCCACGGCCTGTTCGTCACCCACGCCGACCAACTGACGTCGGACCTGCGGGAGTTCATGGCGGACTGA
- a CDS encoding SDR family oxidoreductase — protein sequence MSSTAGSRIVVTGATGNVGTSVVRALSEDSDVGSVLGLARRIPDWSPPRTDWSAVDLASEGADLVKEFADADAVIHLAWAFQPTHDPATTWRTNVLGSIRVFEAVAAAGVPTLVHASSVGAYSPGPKDRPVDESWPTHGWPDAAYCREKAYLERALDTFEREHPEVRVVRMRPAFLFKRESASEQRRIFGGRFLPGSLARPELLPFLPDVPGLRVQALHTDDAARAYVAALGTEARGAFNLAAEPWVDAELLAEMLDTRPVRLPRAAARSAIAAAWNLHLLPASPHLFDAVLRLPLMDCTRARTELGWAPRHSATEVLREFLHGLQQGEGAPTEPLRGRKVG from the coding sequence GTGAGCAGCACAGCGGGCAGCAGGATCGTGGTCACGGGCGCCACCGGCAATGTCGGCACCAGCGTGGTGCGCGCGCTCTCGGAGGACTCGGACGTCGGTTCCGTCCTGGGGCTGGCCCGGCGCATCCCCGACTGGTCGCCGCCCCGGACGGACTGGTCCGCGGTCGACCTGGCGTCCGAAGGAGCGGACCTGGTCAAGGAGTTCGCGGACGCCGACGCGGTGATCCATCTGGCGTGGGCGTTCCAGCCGACGCACGACCCGGCGACCACCTGGCGCACGAACGTCCTCGGCTCCATCCGGGTGTTCGAGGCGGTGGCGGCGGCCGGGGTGCCGACGCTGGTGCACGCCTCGTCGGTGGGCGCCTACTCTCCGGGGCCGAAGGACCGCCCGGTGGACGAGTCGTGGCCGACGCACGGCTGGCCGGACGCCGCGTACTGCCGGGAGAAGGCGTATCTGGAGCGTGCGCTGGACACGTTCGAGCGCGAACATCCCGAGGTGCGGGTGGTGCGGATGCGGCCGGCGTTCCTGTTCAAGCGGGAGTCGGCCAGCGAGCAGCGCCGGATCTTCGGCGGCCGCTTCCTGCCGGGCTCGCTGGCCCGCCCCGAGCTGCTGCCGTTCCTGCCCGACGTCCCCGGCCTGCGGGTGCAGGCGCTGCACACCGACGACGCGGCCAGGGCGTACGTCGCGGCGCTGGGCACGGAGGCCCGCGGTGCCTTCAACCTGGCCGCCGAGCCGTGGGTCGACGCGGAGCTGCTGGCCGAGATGCTGGACACCCGCCCGGTCCGCCTCCCCCGCGCCGCGGCCCGCTCGGCGATCGCCGCGGCCTGGAACCTGCACCTGCTGCCCGCCTCGCCGCACCTGTTCGACGCGGTGCTGCGCCTGCCCCTGATGGACTGCACGCGCGCGCGTACGGAACTGGGCTGGGCGCCGCGGCACTCGGCCACCGAGGTCCTCCGGGAGTTCCTGCACGGCCTCCAGCAGGGCGAGGGCGCCCCCACGGAACCGCTGCGGGGACGCAAGGTCGGCTGA
- a CDS encoding 4Fe-4S dicluster domain-containing protein yields the protein MSEERVGFFTDTSVCIGCKACEVACKEWNAIPEDGLSLTAMSYDNTQALGASTWRHVAFIEQPRPDGRTQLPVVEGGSTAQETAVGGDGELRWLMSSDVCKHCTHAACLDVCPTGSLFRTEFGTVVVQEDICNGCGYCVPACPYGVIEQRPHDGRAFKCTMCYDRLGAGQEPACAKACPTESIQFGPLDELRERAALRVDQLHEAGVPEARLYGHDPDDGVGGDGAFFLLLDEPEVYGLPPDPVVTTRDLPAMWKHAGAAALSLLGGVAACFVATTGRGRR from the coding sequence GTGAGCGAGGAACGCGTCGGGTTCTTCACCGACACCTCCGTGTGCATCGGCTGCAAGGCCTGCGAGGTTGCCTGCAAGGAGTGGAACGCCATCCCCGAGGACGGCCTGTCCCTGACCGCCATGTCCTACGACAACACGCAGGCCCTCGGCGCCTCCACCTGGCGGCACGTCGCCTTCATCGAGCAGCCCCGGCCGGACGGCCGTACGCAACTCCCCGTCGTGGAAGGCGGATCGACCGCCCAGGAGACGGCCGTCGGCGGTGACGGCGAGCTGCGCTGGCTGATGTCCTCCGACGTGTGCAAGCACTGCACGCACGCCGCCTGCCTCGACGTCTGTCCCACCGGTTCGCTCTTCCGCACCGAGTTCGGCACAGTCGTCGTCCAGGAGGACATCTGCAACGGCTGCGGCTACTGCGTGCCCGCCTGCCCCTACGGCGTCATCGAGCAACGGCCGCACGACGGACGCGCGTTCAAATGCACGATGTGCTACGACCGCCTTGGCGCAGGACAGGAACCGGCCTGCGCCAAGGCCTGCCCCACGGAGTCCATCCAATTCGGGCCGCTCGACGAACTGCGCGAGCGGGCCGCCCTCCGGGTCGACCAGCTGCACGAGGCGGGCGTCCCCGAGGCCCGGCTGTACGGCCACGACCCGGACGACGGCGTGGGCGGCGACGGCGCGTTCTTCCTGCTGCTGGACGAGCCCGAGGTGTACGGGCTGCCGCCGGACCCCGTGGTCACCACCCGGGACCTGCCGGCCATGTGGAAGCACGCGGGCGCCGCCGCCCTGTCACTGCTGGGCGGCGTCGCGGCCTGCTTCGTGGCGACGACGGGAAGGGGCCGACGATGA
- a CDS encoding SDR family NAD(P)-dependent oxidoreductase, protein MSTPQHKIGSGFGATSTADDVLRGLDLTGKLALVTGGYSGLGLETTRALTEAGAQVVVPARRRATAEEALAGLDGVEVDELDLGDLDSVRSFAERFLATSRVLDIVIDNAGIMACPETRVGPGWEAQFATNHLGHFALVNRLWPAIAPGGARVVSVSSRAHHFSGIRWDDVNWQQGYDKWQAYGQAKTANVLFAVHLDRLGRDSGVRAFSLHPGGILTPLQRHIPREEMMERGWIDADGNILNPEGFKTPQQGAATQVWAATSPQLDGLGGVYLEDCDIAEPATGDATSGVKPWATDPAQASRLWDLSAQLTGVNAFAG, encoded by the coding sequence ATGAGCACTCCACAGCACAAGATCGGATCCGGCTTCGGCGCGACCAGCACCGCGGACGACGTCCTGCGGGGCCTGGACCTCACCGGGAAGCTGGCCCTCGTCACCGGCGGCTACTCCGGACTCGGCCTGGAGACGACCCGCGCCCTCACCGAGGCGGGCGCCCAGGTGGTCGTCCCGGCCCGGCGCCGGGCGACGGCCGAGGAGGCGCTCGCCGGTCTCGACGGCGTCGAGGTGGACGAACTGGACCTCGGCGACCTGGACAGTGTGCGGTCCTTCGCCGAGCGGTTCCTCGCCACCAGCCGCGTCCTCGACATCGTCATCGACAACGCCGGGATCATGGCCTGCCCCGAGACGCGCGTGGGGCCCGGCTGGGAGGCGCAGTTCGCGACCAACCACCTCGGCCACTTCGCCCTGGTCAACCGCCTCTGGCCGGCGATCGCGCCGGGCGGCGCCCGGGTCGTCTCCGTCTCCTCCCGCGCCCACCACTTCTCCGGCATCCGCTGGGACGACGTCAACTGGCAGCAGGGCTACGACAAGTGGCAGGCCTACGGCCAGGCCAAGACCGCCAACGTCTTGTTCGCCGTCCACCTCGACCGGCTCGGCCGCGACTCGGGCGTCCGCGCCTTCTCGCTCCACCCCGGCGGCATCCTCACGCCGCTGCAGCGGCACATCCCGCGGGAGGAGATGATGGAGCGCGGGTGGATCGACGCGGACGGCAACATCCTCAACCCCGAGGGCTTCAAGACCCCCCAGCAGGGCGCGGCCACCCAGGTCTGGGCGGCGACCTCACCCCAGCTGGACGGTCTCGGCGGCGTCTACCTGGAGGACTGCGACATCGCCGAACCCGCCACGGGCGACGCCACCTCCGGCGTCAAGCCCTGGGCGACCGACCCCGCGCAGGCGTCCCGCCTGTGGGACCTGTCAGCACAACTGACGGGCGTGAACGCCTTCGCGGGCTAG
- the nrfD gene encoding NrfD/PsrC family molybdoenzyme membrane anchor subunit, with protein MSVIQNARRGRRRRGEQPVVPRAEFRSYYGRPVIKKPSWEATDIAGYFFLGGLAGAGSVLAAGAHLTGRTSTATALKVSSLTAVSLSAAALIHDLGKPSRFANMLRVFKPTSPMSMGSWLLGAYGPAAGAAAASAVTGRLPRLGGVATGAAALLGPAVATYTGVLAADTAVPAWHGAHRELPYLFAASATAAASGMALMAGPAGENLPARCAAGLAAVADTAMEKAAERRLGMVAETWKEGRAGTLLRSARALTIGGAVAGALFGDRRPAAVASGLALLAGSACTRFGIFAAGVASAEDPKYTVMPQRERLDAATPEGSSGSS; from the coding sequence ATGAGCGTGATCCAGAACGCGCGGCGCGGCCGGCGTCGGCGCGGCGAGCAACCGGTCGTCCCGCGGGCCGAGTTCCGTTCCTACTACGGCCGTCCAGTCATCAAGAAGCCCTCCTGGGAAGCCACCGACATCGCCGGGTACTTCTTCCTCGGCGGGCTCGCGGGCGCGGGTTCCGTGCTCGCGGCGGGGGCGCACCTGACGGGACGTACCAGCACCGCGACGGCACTGAAGGTGTCCTCGCTCACCGCCGTCTCCCTCTCGGCCGCCGCCCTCATCCACGACCTGGGCAAACCCAGCCGCTTCGCGAACATGCTGCGTGTGTTCAAGCCGACCTCGCCGATGAGCATGGGCTCCTGGCTGCTCGGCGCCTACGGCCCCGCCGCGGGGGCGGCTGCCGCGAGCGCGGTGACCGGCCGGTTGCCGCGTCTGGGGGGCGTGGCAACCGGCGCCGCCGCGCTGCTCGGCCCCGCCGTCGCCACCTACACCGGGGTACTGGCCGCGGACACCGCCGTACCGGCCTGGCACGGCGCCCATCGCGAACTGCCCTACCTGTTCGCGGCGTCCGCGACGGCCGCCGCCTCCGGCATGGCGCTGATGGCCGGACCGGCCGGCGAGAACCTGCCCGCCCGCTGCGCCGCCGGGCTGGCCGCCGTGGCCGACACGGCGATGGAGAAGGCCGCGGAACGGCGGCTGGGCATGGTCGCCGAGACCTGGAAGGAAGGCCGGGCGGGCACGCTGCTGCGCTCGGCCCGCGCGCTCACCATCGGCGGCGCGGTCGCGGGAGCCCTCTTCGGCGACCGCCGTCCGGCCGCGGTCGCCTCCGGCCTCGCCCTGCTCGCCGGCTCCGCCTGCACCCGCTTCGGCATCTTCGCAGCGGGCGTCGCCTCCGCCGAGGACCCGAAGTACACGGTGATGCCACAGCGGGAGCGGCTGGACGCGGCGACGCCCGAGGGGTCTTCGGGGTCTTCGTAG
- a CDS encoding M15 family metallopeptidase, translating to MSEIILMADARVAAVPVEDNGEPLVDVREALLVDDRKHEDSRGAEVHLRRGVLERLLTAQALLPDGLRLLFVEGYRPPPLQRLYFERYADELRATHPDWPADRVHSAASRYVSPPDLAPHSAGAAVDLTLADADGRELDLGTPMNAGPEQSDGACYTGAGNITAEARAHRAVLGEAMGAAGLVNYPTEWWHWSYGDRYWALATGAPAALYGPRDSVRG from the coding sequence ATGAGCGAGATCATCCTGATGGCCGACGCCCGGGTCGCCGCCGTCCCCGTCGAGGACAACGGCGAACCCCTCGTCGACGTACGCGAGGCACTGCTGGTCGACGACCGCAAACACGAGGACTCCCGCGGTGCCGAGGTCCATCTGCGCCGCGGCGTCCTCGAACGCCTCCTCACGGCGCAGGCCCTGCTGCCCGACGGTCTGCGACTGCTCTTCGTGGAGGGGTACCGGCCGCCGCCCCTCCAGCGCCTCTACTTCGAGCGTTACGCCGACGAACTGCGAGCCACCCACCCGGACTGGCCGGCCGACCGGGTGCACAGCGCCGCGAGCCGCTACGTGTCCCCACCCGATCTCGCGCCGCACAGCGCCGGAGCGGCGGTCGACCTGACCCTCGCCGACGCGGACGGCCGTGAACTGGACCTGGGGACACCGATGAACGCCGGCCCCGAGCAGAGCGACGGCGCCTGCTACACCGGAGCCGGGAACATCACCGCCGAGGCCCGGGCCCACCGTGCCGTACTGGGCGAGGCGATGGGCGCCGCCGGGCTGGTCAACTACCCGACCGAGTGGTGGCACTGGTCGTACGGCGACCGCTACTGGGCCCTGGCGACGGGAGCACCCGCCGCCCTGTACGGACCCCGGGATTCGGTCCGCGGCTAG